In the Ascaphus truei isolate aAscTru1 unplaced genomic scaffold, aAscTru1.hap1 HAP1_SCAFFOLD_1907, whole genome shotgun sequence genome, one interval contains:
- the LOC142477062 gene encoding uncharacterized protein LOC142477062 yields the protein MRIGTRLPETRQSIPIHQQPFTKLTDTARQGEGLKNRDMNPYCGTYGNVMPQIIHTVKKSYNCSECGKSFNKKYHLVTHQIIHTGVKPYNCSECGKSFSQKSNLVKHQIIHTGVKPYNCSECGTSFHDQSSFCRHQRIHTGVRPYKCSECGKSFCQKSSLVTHQRIHTGEKPYDCSECGKSFSRKSHLVTHQRIHTRERPYNCSECGKSFSRKSHLVRHQTIHTGMTPYKLP from the coding sequence ATGAGAATTGGAACAAGATTACCAGAAACTCGGCAGAGCATTCCTATACATCAACAGCCTTTTACTAAACTTACAGACACCGCAAGACAAGGAGAGGGTTTAAAGAACAGAGACATGAACCCCTACTGTGGGACATACGGTAATGTTATGCCGCAGATAATCCATACAGTGAAGaaatcctataactgctctgaatgtgggaaaagcttcaataAGAAATatcatcttgttacacaccaaataatccacacaggggtgaagccttataactgctctgaatgtgggaaaagcttcagtcagaaatcaaatcttgttaaacaccaaataatccacacaggggtgaagccttataactgctctgaatgtgggactaGTTTCCATGATCAATCAAGTTTTTGtagacaccaaagaatccacacaggggtgagaccttataaatgctctgaatgtgggaaaagcttctgtCAAAAATCaagtcttgttacacaccaaagaatccacacaggggagaagccttatgattgctctgaatgtgggaaaagtttcagtcggaaatcgcatcttgttacacaccaaagaatccacacaagggagaggccctataactgctctgaatgtgggaaaagcttcagtcggaaATCGCATCTTGTTAGACACCAAACAATCCACACAGGGATGACACCCTATAAACTGCCCTGA